From one Triticum urartu cultivar G1812 chromosome 3, Tu2.1, whole genome shotgun sequence genomic stretch:
- the LOC125544423 gene encoding phosphatidylinositol/phosphatidylcholine transfer protein SFH8-like isoform X3, translated as MSGPVDRSGRPGAGFEGFTRDDEKEESKSDEDNSEGDNKAKKGSFKKRAISAGNKFRRSLKRKSKKKSGNLASIEDIRDVQELETVERFRLCLLDGGLLPERHDDYHTMLRFLKARKFDIEKAKHMWSEMLRWRNAYGVDNIEEFDYTELNEVKKYYPQFYHGVDKEGRPVYVELVGKVDANKLVKVTTLDRYIKYHVKEFERSFQMRFPACSIAAKRHIDSSTTILDVQGVGLKNFSKDARELIMRLQKIDNDNYPETLCRLYIINAGQGFKMLWGTIKSFLDPQTASKIHVLGSKYQNKLLEIIDESELPDFLGGKCRCEESGGCSKSDKGPWKDPNIIERVLNGEANYGQRILAISSTDGNTVSYTKLHSSAKKTSDASAESTSDVEDITSPDAPLDAIVNPDLTLHEPKSSGHASTSGTAPVVEESVPTVVDKLVDDVCNSPRATSVASTSGSFSLRNIRMALGVLRTQIVTCLTVFIMSLFMVIRSAPSRISERFSRQSIACDHNCGEFPQNLEFKVPYVLRQLRELEEKVVVLEAKPSQMPLEKEEVLNTAVCRVDALEAELISTKKVLYETLIRQDELLAYIEKQDKNKFPKKRFCF; from the exons ATGTCGGGGCCCGTCGACCGGTCCGGGAGGCCCG GTGCAGGTTTTGAGGGCTTCACTCGTGATGATGAGAAGGAAGAGAGCAAATCCGATGAAGATAACTCCGAAGGTGACAACAAGGCCAAAAAGGGGTCCTTCAAGAAAAGAGCGATTAGTGCCGGAAATAAATTTAGGCGCTCCTTGAAGAGGAAGAGCAAAAAGAAGAGCGGCAATCTAGCCTCAATAGAGGATATAAGGGATGTGCAAGAGCTGGAAACTGTTGAAAGATTCCGCCTATGCTTGCTTGATGGGGGCTTGTTGCCAGAACGTCATGACGATTATCACACAATGTTAAG GTTCCTGAAAGCAAGAAAGTTTGATATTGAGAAAGCAAAGCATATGTGGTCAGAAATGCTTAGATGGAGGAATGCGTATGGGGTCGACAATATAGAG GAATTTGACTACACTGAATTAAATGAAGTTAAGAAGTATTATCCACAATTTTACCATGGAGTGGATAAAGAGGGAAGGCCTGTCTATGTAGAACTAGTTGGAAAGGTTGATGCCAATAAACTAGTCAAAGTAACAACTCTTGACCGATACATAAAGTATCATGTGAAGGAGTTCGAGAGAAGTTTTCAGATGAGGTTTCCAGCTTGTTCCATAGCTGCAAAGAGGCACATAGACTCGTCTACAACTATTTTAGATGTGCAAGGGGTG GGCTTAAAGAACTTCTCAAAAGATGCAAGGGAACTAATCATGCGACTGCAGAAGATTGACAATGATAACTATCCAGAG ACATTGTGCCGCTTGTACATTATAAATGCTGGGCAGGGCTTCAAGATGTTATGGGGTACAATTAAATCATTTCTTGATCCACAGACTGCTTCGAAGATTCAT GTTCTTGGAAGCAAGTACCAAAATAAGCTGCTTGAAATAATTGATGAAAG TGAACTGCCAGATTTTCTTGGAGGCAAATGCAGGTGTGAAGAGAGTGGAGGTTGCTCAAAATCAGACAAAGGTCCTTGGAAGGATCCTAACATAATAGAG AGGGTCCTTAATGGTGAAGCAAATTATGGTCAACGAATTCTTGCCATATCAAGCACTGATGGGAATACAGTTTCTTATACTAAGCTTCATTCCTCAGCT AAAAAAACCAGTGATGCCTCAGCCGAATCTACATCTGATGTAGAAGATATTACGTCTCCTGATGCTCCACTGGATGCCATTGTGAACCCTGATTTGACCCTTCATGAG CCAAAATCTTCAGGACATGCTTCAACTTCTGGTACTGCTCCTGTCGTAGAGGAAAGCGTCCCCACTGTTGTTGACAAGCTTGTGGATGATGTGTGCAACAGTCCAAGAGCCACTTCAGTGGCTTCTACCTCAG GTTCATTCTCCTTGAGAAATATACGTATGGCATTGGGAGTGCTACGAACTCAGATTGTTACTTGTCTGACAGTTTTTATTATGAGCCTCTTTATGGTGATCCGTTCTGCCCCAAGCAGAATATCTGAAAGGTTCTCAAGACAGTCCATTGCCTGTGATCACAATTGTGGGGAATTTCCCCAAAATTTGGAGTTTAAGGTACCGTATGTGTTAAGACAGCTTCGTGAACTGGAGGAGAAGGTGGTTGTACTTGAAGCAAAACCATCTCAAATGCCACTTGAGAAAGAGGAAGTGCTCAATACAGCTGTTTGCCGTGTCGATGCATTGGAAGCTGAGCTGATTTCTACAAAGAAG GTGCTCTATGAGACATTGATAAGGCAGGACGAGCTGCTTGCATATATTGAAAAGCAGGACAAAAACAAATTCCCG AAGAAGAGGTTCTGCTTCTAA
- the LOC125544423 gene encoding phosphatidylinositol/phosphatidylcholine transfer protein SFH8-like isoform X4 → MSGPVDRSGRPGFEGFTRDDEKEESKSDEDNSEGDNKAKKGSFKKRAISAGNKFRRSLKRKSKKKSGNLASIEDIRDVQELETVERFRLCLLDGGLLPERHDDYHTMLRFLKARKFDIEKAKHMWSEMLRWRNAYGVDNIEEFDYTELNEVKKYYPQFYHGVDKEGRPVYVELVGKVDANKLVKVTTLDRYIKYHVKEFERSFQMRFPACSIAAKRHIDSSTTILDVQGVGLKNFSKDARELIMRLQKIDNDNYPETLCRLYIINAGQGFKMLWGTIKSFLDPQTASKIHVLGSKYQNKLLEIIDESELPDFLGGKCRCEESGGCSKSDKGPWKDPNIIERVLNGEANYGQRILAISSTDGNTVSYTKLHSSAKKTSDASAESTSDVEDITSPDAPLDAIVNPDLTLHEPKSSGHASTSGTAPVVEESVPTVVDKLVDDVCNSPRATSVASTSGSFSLRNIRMALGVLRTQIVTCLTVFIMSLFMVIRSAPSRISERFSRQSIACDHNCGEFPQNLEFKVPYVLRQLRELEEKVVVLEAKPSQMPLEKEEVLNTAVCRVDALEAELISTKKVLYETLIRQDELLAYIEKQDKNKFPKKRFCF, encoded by the exons ATGTCGGGGCCCGTCGACCGGTCCGGGAGGCCCG GTTTTGAGGGCTTCACTCGTGATGATGAGAAGGAAGAGAGCAAATCCGATGAAGATAACTCCGAAGGTGACAACAAGGCCAAAAAGGGGTCCTTCAAGAAAAGAGCGATTAGTGCCGGAAATAAATTTAGGCGCTCCTTGAAGAGGAAGAGCAAAAAGAAGAGCGGCAATCTAGCCTCAATAGAGGATATAAGGGATGTGCAAGAGCTGGAAACTGTTGAAAGATTCCGCCTATGCTTGCTTGATGGGGGCTTGTTGCCAGAACGTCATGACGATTATCACACAATGTTAAG GTTCCTGAAAGCAAGAAAGTTTGATATTGAGAAAGCAAAGCATATGTGGTCAGAAATGCTTAGATGGAGGAATGCGTATGGGGTCGACAATATAGAG GAATTTGACTACACTGAATTAAATGAAGTTAAGAAGTATTATCCACAATTTTACCATGGAGTGGATAAAGAGGGAAGGCCTGTCTATGTAGAACTAGTTGGAAAGGTTGATGCCAATAAACTAGTCAAAGTAACAACTCTTGACCGATACATAAAGTATCATGTGAAGGAGTTCGAGAGAAGTTTTCAGATGAGGTTTCCAGCTTGTTCCATAGCTGCAAAGAGGCACATAGACTCGTCTACAACTATTTTAGATGTGCAAGGGGTG GGCTTAAAGAACTTCTCAAAAGATGCAAGGGAACTAATCATGCGACTGCAGAAGATTGACAATGATAACTATCCAGAG ACATTGTGCCGCTTGTACATTATAAATGCTGGGCAGGGCTTCAAGATGTTATGGGGTACAATTAAATCATTTCTTGATCCACAGACTGCTTCGAAGATTCAT GTTCTTGGAAGCAAGTACCAAAATAAGCTGCTTGAAATAATTGATGAAAG TGAACTGCCAGATTTTCTTGGAGGCAAATGCAGGTGTGAAGAGAGTGGAGGTTGCTCAAAATCAGACAAAGGTCCTTGGAAGGATCCTAACATAATAGAG AGGGTCCTTAATGGTGAAGCAAATTATGGTCAACGAATTCTTGCCATATCAAGCACTGATGGGAATACAGTTTCTTATACTAAGCTTCATTCCTCAGCT AAAAAAACCAGTGATGCCTCAGCCGAATCTACATCTGATGTAGAAGATATTACGTCTCCTGATGCTCCACTGGATGCCATTGTGAACCCTGATTTGACCCTTCATGAG CCAAAATCTTCAGGACATGCTTCAACTTCTGGTACTGCTCCTGTCGTAGAGGAAAGCGTCCCCACTGTTGTTGACAAGCTTGTGGATGATGTGTGCAACAGTCCAAGAGCCACTTCAGTGGCTTCTACCTCAG GTTCATTCTCCTTGAGAAATATACGTATGGCATTGGGAGTGCTACGAACTCAGATTGTTACTTGTCTGACAGTTTTTATTATGAGCCTCTTTATGGTGATCCGTTCTGCCCCAAGCAGAATATCTGAAAGGTTCTCAAGACAGTCCATTGCCTGTGATCACAATTGTGGGGAATTTCCCCAAAATTTGGAGTTTAAGGTACCGTATGTGTTAAGACAGCTTCGTGAACTGGAGGAGAAGGTGGTTGTACTTGAAGCAAAACCATCTCAAATGCCACTTGAGAAAGAGGAAGTGCTCAATACAGCTGTTTGCCGTGTCGATGCATTGGAAGCTGAGCTGATTTCTACAAAGAAG GTGCTCTATGAGACATTGATAAGGCAGGACGAGCTGCTTGCATATATTGAAAAGCAGGACAAAAACAAATTCCCG AAGAAGAGGTTCTGCTTCTAA
- the LOC125544423 gene encoding phosphatidylinositol/phosphatidylcholine transfer protein SFH8-like isoform X1, whose translation MSGPVDRSGRPGAGFEGFTRDDEKEESKSDEDNSEGDNKAKKGSFKKRAISAGNKFRRSLKRKSKKKSGNLASIEDIRDVQELETVERFRLCLLDGGLLPERHDDYHTMLRFLKARKFDIEKAKHMWSEMLRWRNAYGVDNIEEFDYTELNEVKKYYPQFYHGVDKEGRPVYVELVGKVDANKLVKVTTLDRYIKYHVKEFERSFQMRFPACSIAAKRHIDSSTTILDVQGVGLKNFSKDARELIMRLQKIDNDNYPETLCRLYIINAGQGFKMLWGTIKSFLDPQTASKIHVLGSKYQNKLLEIIDESIMSSELPDFLGGKCRCEESGGCSKSDKGPWKDPNIIERVLNGEANYGQRILAISSTDGNTVSYTKLHSSAKKTSDASAESTSDVEDITSPDAPLDAIVNPDLTLHEPKSSGHASTSGTAPVVEESVPTVVDKLVDDVCNSPRATSVASTSGSFSLRNIRMALGVLRTQIVTCLTVFIMSLFMVIRSAPSRISERFSRQSIACDHNCGEFPQNLEFKVPYVLRQLRELEEKVVVLEAKPSQMPLEKEEVLNTAVCRVDALEAELISTKKVLYETLIRQDELLAYIEKQDKNKFPKKRFCF comes from the exons ATGTCGGGGCCCGTCGACCGGTCCGGGAGGCCCG GTGCAGGTTTTGAGGGCTTCACTCGTGATGATGAGAAGGAAGAGAGCAAATCCGATGAAGATAACTCCGAAGGTGACAACAAGGCCAAAAAGGGGTCCTTCAAGAAAAGAGCGATTAGTGCCGGAAATAAATTTAGGCGCTCCTTGAAGAGGAAGAGCAAAAAGAAGAGCGGCAATCTAGCCTCAATAGAGGATATAAGGGATGTGCAAGAGCTGGAAACTGTTGAAAGATTCCGCCTATGCTTGCTTGATGGGGGCTTGTTGCCAGAACGTCATGACGATTATCACACAATGTTAAG GTTCCTGAAAGCAAGAAAGTTTGATATTGAGAAAGCAAAGCATATGTGGTCAGAAATGCTTAGATGGAGGAATGCGTATGGGGTCGACAATATAGAG GAATTTGACTACACTGAATTAAATGAAGTTAAGAAGTATTATCCACAATTTTACCATGGAGTGGATAAAGAGGGAAGGCCTGTCTATGTAGAACTAGTTGGAAAGGTTGATGCCAATAAACTAGTCAAAGTAACAACTCTTGACCGATACATAAAGTATCATGTGAAGGAGTTCGAGAGAAGTTTTCAGATGAGGTTTCCAGCTTGTTCCATAGCTGCAAAGAGGCACATAGACTCGTCTACAACTATTTTAGATGTGCAAGGGGTG GGCTTAAAGAACTTCTCAAAAGATGCAAGGGAACTAATCATGCGACTGCAGAAGATTGACAATGATAACTATCCAGAG ACATTGTGCCGCTTGTACATTATAAATGCTGGGCAGGGCTTCAAGATGTTATGGGGTACAATTAAATCATTTCTTGATCCACAGACTGCTTCGAAGATTCAT GTTCTTGGAAGCAAGTACCAAAATAAGCTGCTTGAAATAATTGATGAAAG TATCATGTCCAGTGAACTGCCAGATTTTCTTGGAGGCAAATGCAGGTGTGAAGAGAGTGGAGGTTGCTCAAAATCAGACAAAGGTCCTTGGAAGGATCCTAACATAATAGAG AGGGTCCTTAATGGTGAAGCAAATTATGGTCAACGAATTCTTGCCATATCAAGCACTGATGGGAATACAGTTTCTTATACTAAGCTTCATTCCTCAGCT AAAAAAACCAGTGATGCCTCAGCCGAATCTACATCTGATGTAGAAGATATTACGTCTCCTGATGCTCCACTGGATGCCATTGTGAACCCTGATTTGACCCTTCATGAG CCAAAATCTTCAGGACATGCTTCAACTTCTGGTACTGCTCCTGTCGTAGAGGAAAGCGTCCCCACTGTTGTTGACAAGCTTGTGGATGATGTGTGCAACAGTCCAAGAGCCACTTCAGTGGCTTCTACCTCAG GTTCATTCTCCTTGAGAAATATACGTATGGCATTGGGAGTGCTACGAACTCAGATTGTTACTTGTCTGACAGTTTTTATTATGAGCCTCTTTATGGTGATCCGTTCTGCCCCAAGCAGAATATCTGAAAGGTTCTCAAGACAGTCCATTGCCTGTGATCACAATTGTGGGGAATTTCCCCAAAATTTGGAGTTTAAGGTACCGTATGTGTTAAGACAGCTTCGTGAACTGGAGGAGAAGGTGGTTGTACTTGAAGCAAAACCATCTCAAATGCCACTTGAGAAAGAGGAAGTGCTCAATACAGCTGTTTGCCGTGTCGATGCATTGGAAGCTGAGCTGATTTCTACAAAGAAG GTGCTCTATGAGACATTGATAAGGCAGGACGAGCTGCTTGCATATATTGAAAAGCAGGACAAAAACAAATTCCCG AAGAAGAGGTTCTGCTTCTAA
- the LOC125544423 gene encoding phosphatidylinositol/phosphatidylcholine transfer protein SFH8-like isoform X2, translating into MSGPVDRSGRPGFEGFTRDDEKEESKSDEDNSEGDNKAKKGSFKKRAISAGNKFRRSLKRKSKKKSGNLASIEDIRDVQELETVERFRLCLLDGGLLPERHDDYHTMLRFLKARKFDIEKAKHMWSEMLRWRNAYGVDNIEEFDYTELNEVKKYYPQFYHGVDKEGRPVYVELVGKVDANKLVKVTTLDRYIKYHVKEFERSFQMRFPACSIAAKRHIDSSTTILDVQGVGLKNFSKDARELIMRLQKIDNDNYPETLCRLYIINAGQGFKMLWGTIKSFLDPQTASKIHVLGSKYQNKLLEIIDESIMSSELPDFLGGKCRCEESGGCSKSDKGPWKDPNIIERVLNGEANYGQRILAISSTDGNTVSYTKLHSSAKKTSDASAESTSDVEDITSPDAPLDAIVNPDLTLHEPKSSGHASTSGTAPVVEESVPTVVDKLVDDVCNSPRATSVASTSGSFSLRNIRMALGVLRTQIVTCLTVFIMSLFMVIRSAPSRISERFSRQSIACDHNCGEFPQNLEFKVPYVLRQLRELEEKVVVLEAKPSQMPLEKEEVLNTAVCRVDALEAELISTKKVLYETLIRQDELLAYIEKQDKNKFPKKRFCF; encoded by the exons ATGTCGGGGCCCGTCGACCGGTCCGGGAGGCCCG GTTTTGAGGGCTTCACTCGTGATGATGAGAAGGAAGAGAGCAAATCCGATGAAGATAACTCCGAAGGTGACAACAAGGCCAAAAAGGGGTCCTTCAAGAAAAGAGCGATTAGTGCCGGAAATAAATTTAGGCGCTCCTTGAAGAGGAAGAGCAAAAAGAAGAGCGGCAATCTAGCCTCAATAGAGGATATAAGGGATGTGCAAGAGCTGGAAACTGTTGAAAGATTCCGCCTATGCTTGCTTGATGGGGGCTTGTTGCCAGAACGTCATGACGATTATCACACAATGTTAAG GTTCCTGAAAGCAAGAAAGTTTGATATTGAGAAAGCAAAGCATATGTGGTCAGAAATGCTTAGATGGAGGAATGCGTATGGGGTCGACAATATAGAG GAATTTGACTACACTGAATTAAATGAAGTTAAGAAGTATTATCCACAATTTTACCATGGAGTGGATAAAGAGGGAAGGCCTGTCTATGTAGAACTAGTTGGAAAGGTTGATGCCAATAAACTAGTCAAAGTAACAACTCTTGACCGATACATAAAGTATCATGTGAAGGAGTTCGAGAGAAGTTTTCAGATGAGGTTTCCAGCTTGTTCCATAGCTGCAAAGAGGCACATAGACTCGTCTACAACTATTTTAGATGTGCAAGGGGTG GGCTTAAAGAACTTCTCAAAAGATGCAAGGGAACTAATCATGCGACTGCAGAAGATTGACAATGATAACTATCCAGAG ACATTGTGCCGCTTGTACATTATAAATGCTGGGCAGGGCTTCAAGATGTTATGGGGTACAATTAAATCATTTCTTGATCCACAGACTGCTTCGAAGATTCAT GTTCTTGGAAGCAAGTACCAAAATAAGCTGCTTGAAATAATTGATGAAAG TATCATGTCCAGTGAACTGCCAGATTTTCTTGGAGGCAAATGCAGGTGTGAAGAGAGTGGAGGTTGCTCAAAATCAGACAAAGGTCCTTGGAAGGATCCTAACATAATAGAG AGGGTCCTTAATGGTGAAGCAAATTATGGTCAACGAATTCTTGCCATATCAAGCACTGATGGGAATACAGTTTCTTATACTAAGCTTCATTCCTCAGCT AAAAAAACCAGTGATGCCTCAGCCGAATCTACATCTGATGTAGAAGATATTACGTCTCCTGATGCTCCACTGGATGCCATTGTGAACCCTGATTTGACCCTTCATGAG CCAAAATCTTCAGGACATGCTTCAACTTCTGGTACTGCTCCTGTCGTAGAGGAAAGCGTCCCCACTGTTGTTGACAAGCTTGTGGATGATGTGTGCAACAGTCCAAGAGCCACTTCAGTGGCTTCTACCTCAG GTTCATTCTCCTTGAGAAATATACGTATGGCATTGGGAGTGCTACGAACTCAGATTGTTACTTGTCTGACAGTTTTTATTATGAGCCTCTTTATGGTGATCCGTTCTGCCCCAAGCAGAATATCTGAAAGGTTCTCAAGACAGTCCATTGCCTGTGATCACAATTGTGGGGAATTTCCCCAAAATTTGGAGTTTAAGGTACCGTATGTGTTAAGACAGCTTCGTGAACTGGAGGAGAAGGTGGTTGTACTTGAAGCAAAACCATCTCAAATGCCACTTGAGAAAGAGGAAGTGCTCAATACAGCTGTTTGCCGTGTCGATGCATTGGAAGCTGAGCTGATTTCTACAAAGAAG GTGCTCTATGAGACATTGATAAGGCAGGACGAGCTGCTTGCATATATTGAAAAGCAGGACAAAAACAAATTCCCG AAGAAGAGGTTCTGCTTCTAA